The DNA region TATGTCTTCAGGCAAGGAATCGTCTTTCAATAAATGGTCGGCCCCGGCTCCCAGGGAAGAGACTGCCTTTAGATTGGGATAGGAGTTGAGTACCTGTTTGGGCTGGTTCCAGGCTACTACATATTGGACCTTTTCAGAGTTTGAAACTCCGGGCCATATTTCAACGTCGAGATTTGGGTCAATATTTAGCAGGGCTTCTTTCCAGGGTTGCATATTCCTGTCAGGTGCCAGCAAAACTAAGGACATAGAGAACTGAAGCTTTAGAATTGATGTTTATAGTATTTCATGGTAATAAATCAATGATATTCATGCTTGCCAAAATTCTTTTAAATGCGACATTAATTTCTTTACTGTTTCCGTACATGATGCTGGCCCAGAATGAGAGTGAATTTCAATTGTCTGACTATCGATGGGAAAATCGGCTGTTGCTCGTTTTTGCCCCCTCACAGGAAAATGACGATTACCAAAAACAGTTAGAAGAACTGAACAGTAATAGGGAGGGAGTGCTCGATCGGGATCTCAAAATTGTTCATTTATTCAGTGATGATGCATCAAATATTGACGGTCAGCAAATTGATGATAAGAGTACGGAAGACATATACAAAAAGTATGAGGTAACACCGGGGCAATACACTGTCATCCTAATTGGAAAAGACGGTACTGTAAAGCTTAGAACAGGTAATTTACTAACGAATAAGGAAGTGTTTGGTCTAATAGATAGCATGCCGATGCGGCAGCGCGAGATGCGCGAACAAGGTGAATGACCTTACCTTGATTTTAGCGGATTGAAAAAATAATTCATTGTGGAGAATAAAAAACTCCGTAATATTGAATGATGCACACCTAACCTAAATCAGTTATCCATCTCTTTTCACAGAATATTATGAAAGCCGCCATCCCACTAAACATACTGCCTCAGCCCGACGACAGTACCTGCGGGCCAACCAGTTTACATACTATCTATTCCTACTATGGGGATGACATTTCCCTGCAGCAGGTTATCGACGAGGTAGAAACCCTGGAGGAGGGAGGTACGCTTGGTTGTCTGCTTGCCAATCATGCACTGAGCCGTGGTTACCGGGCAACAATCTATACCTATAACCTGAATATGTTTGATCCGACATGGTTCGGTCATGAACAGTTTTTTATCAAAAATAAACTTGAGCTGCAGTCCCAACACAAACAGAACCCAAAACTGCTGACGGCAACGACTGCTTATACTACTTTTTTAGACCAGGGCGGGAAATTAAAATACGAGGTCTTGAAGCCTGCATTGATCCGCAGGTATTTGAATAAGCGCATCCCGATTTTAACCGGTCTCAGTTCTACCTTTCTCTATGGCAGCATGAGAGAGCATGGAGAAAATATGGATTATGATGATCTGCGTGGAGAACCCTCAGGTCACTTTGTGGTGCTCAACGGTTATGATAAAAGCAGACGCACCATCTCAGTTGCCGATCCGCTGCACACCAATCCGCTGGGTGAAGGTCCTCTCTATGAAACTGGGATAGACCGCCTGATTAATGCCATCTTGCTGGGAATTGTTACCTACGATGCTAATCTTATAATTATCACACCTGAATCAGAAGAATAGAACTTCATCATAATGAAGAATATCGTAGTGGTAAATAATCCGGCCAACTGGTCGCTGGAATTGCCCGGTGTGGAAGTGGTGTCGGCAAGGTCTTACTTATCGGATGGACTCTACAGTAAAATGAGACGGGCACGGGTTTTCAATTTATGTCGCTCCTATAAATATCAAAGTAACGGGTATTATGTTTCTCTGCTGGCAGAAGCGAGAGGGCATCGACCCCTTCCCGGAATCATGGCTATCGAGGATATCAAATCTCAAACCATGGTCCGCTTCGTTTCTGAAGAGCTTGACAAGGAAATACAGAAAGCACTGAAGCATATTGTTTCTGATGATTTTACACTCAGCATCTATTTCGGTAAAAATTTAGCGGGACGTTATGACAAGCTATCCAGGCAGTTGTTTATGCAATTCCAGGCTCCATTGCTCCGGGCACAATTTGTTCGTTTAAATGACCACTGGAATCTTCATGCCATTTCGCCCATTTCGGCCAATGAAATCCCGCAAGACCACAAACCTTTTGTTATTGAAGTGGCTCGCAAATACTTTGAGGGTCGCAGATTGCCTGGAGTAAAAAAGGATGATACCCGTTTTGACCTAGCTATACTAAGAAGTGAGAAAGAAAGCTTTCCACCATCCGACGAGAAAGCCATTCAAAAATTCATCCGGGCAGCAGAGAACCTGGACTTTTATGTTGAGGTCATTGGGAAAGAGGATTACGGGAGGCTTGCCGAATTTGACGCACTTTTCATTCGCGAGACAACGAGTGTAAGCCATCATACATATAGATTTGCCAGACGTGCCGCTGCAGAAGGTCTGGTGGTGATGGACGATCCGGAATCCATACTTAAATGTACCAATAAGGTGTATCTGGCTGAACTGCTTAATCGAAACGGCATCGCTGCCCCGAAGACCTTGATTGTGAGCGAGGATAACAGCGGTAGGATAGAACCCGAAATTGGTCTCCCCTGTATTTTGAAACAGCCTGACAGTTCCTTTTCCCAGGGAGTTGTAAAGGCAGAAAATCGTCAGCAGCTAAAAGAGATGCTGGTTAAACTTTTTAATACTTCCGATCTGTTGATTGCCCAGGAATTTCTGCCTACCGATTACGATTGGCGCGTTGGAATATTAAATGGGGAACCGCTATTTGTGTGCAAATATTATATGGCCCGGAAGCATTGGCAGATCTATGAAAGATCTAAAGACGGGAAAACCTATTCCGGTAAAGCAGAATCACTTCCTGTGAATGAAGCTCCCGAGGCGGTTTTGAAAACAGCTTTACATGCTGCCAATCTAATCGGAAACGGTTTGTACGGAGTGGATCTCAAGCAGGTGGGTGGAAAGGTTTATGTAATTGAGATAAATGATAACCCCAGTATCGATTCCGGCTTTGAAGATGTCATATTGAAAGATGCCCTCTACAATAAGATCATGAAGGAATTTCTTAGGCGAATAGAAGTGAAAAAATCCCCTAACCGTAATTGATCCG from Halalkalibaculum roseum includes:
- a CDS encoding C39 family peptidase, with the translated sequence MKAAIPLNILPQPDDSTCGPTSLHTIYSYYGDDISLQQVIDEVETLEEGGTLGCLLANHALSRGYRATIYTYNLNMFDPTWFGHEQFFIKNKLELQSQHKQNPKLLTATTAYTTFLDQGGKLKYEVLKPALIRRYLNKRIPILTGLSSTFLYGSMREHGENMDYDDLRGEPSGHFVVLNGYDKSRRTISVADPLHTNPLGEGPLYETGIDRLINAILLGIVTYDANLIIITPESEE
- a CDS encoding DUF4174 domain-containing protein, with amino-acid sequence MLAKILLNATLISLLFPYMMLAQNESEFQLSDYRWENRLLLVFAPSQENDDYQKQLEELNSNREGVLDRDLKIVHLFSDDASNIDGQQIDDKSTEDIYKKYEVTPGQYTVILIGKDGTVKLRTGNLLTNKEVFGLIDSMPMRQREMREQGE
- a CDS encoding RimK family protein, whose product is MKNIVVVNNPANWSLELPGVEVVSARSYLSDGLYSKMRRARVFNLCRSYKYQSNGYYVSLLAEARGHRPLPGIMAIEDIKSQTMVRFVSEELDKEIQKALKHIVSDDFTLSIYFGKNLAGRYDKLSRQLFMQFQAPLLRAQFVRLNDHWNLHAISPISANEIPQDHKPFVIEVARKYFEGRRLPGVKKDDTRFDLAILRSEKESFPPSDEKAIQKFIRAAENLDFYVEVIGKEDYGRLAEFDALFIRETTSVSHHTYRFARRAAAEGLVVMDDPESILKCTNKVYLAELLNRNGIAAPKTLIVSEDNSGRIEPEIGLPCILKQPDSSFSQGVVKAENRQQLKEMLVKLFNTSDLLIAQEFLPTDYDWRVGILNGEPLFVCKYYMARKHWQIYERSKDGKTYSGKAESLPVNEAPEAVLKTALHAANLIGNGLYGVDLKQVGGKVYVIEINDNPSIDSGFEDVILKDALYNKIMKEFLRRIEVKKSPNRN